Sequence from the Chanodichthys erythropterus isolate Z2021 chromosome 12, ASM2448905v1, whole genome shotgun sequence genome:
tgtaaccgAAGTTAAAATTCATTATATTTGCACATTCCTTGTTACATCTGAAATTGAttgtcatgtgttttaatgcattatgcTTTCTAAAAGTATGTTCAGGTAATAGATAAGTAATGTATTATAAATGCTACAATTTCTCATGAGACCATACAATGCATTATAAGTTGCATTACAAtgcataattaattaaatactttTCTAAACGGTCCTATTCAATCCACTCTAAGCAGGATTCAAACCGGAGTCTCCGGCATGGGAGGTGTGCACCCTAACAATGATGTTAAAGAATGCAGTCAGTGGACTGAGGTTTCatacacagctcttactagcttgcTCCCATTATACTTGTTAATGCATaaaggcttaaagggttagttcacccaaaaatgaaaattctgtcaataattactcaccctcatgtctttccacacccttaaaacctttgttcatctttagaacacaaattaagatatttttgatgaaatccgagagctatCTGACTCTTCCATAGACAGCAAATTTAATCACCAGTTTCAAGGTACtaaaagacatcgttaaaatagtccacatgactgcagtggttcaaacttaattttacgaagcgacgagaatactttttgtgcgcaaaaacaaaacgactttattcaacaactttatttatctgatgcaggagccggccaataatgagtcggtgttctgacgtagaacctggaagcgctgaatgtAAACAACGTAGGAAAATGACAGGGTAAAGAAATGTTCTGTTGACTCTTATtgacacaaaaataaatgtctttcAGCTTCTGGCAGAAGATTGGCCATTTGGTGTTGGACTTTGCAAACTGGTTCCTTTTATACAAAAGGCTTCAGTTGGCATCACAGTTCTGAGTTTGTGTGCACTGAGCATAGACAGGTATCTGtattttgttgtatttgtttGCTTTTAGCTCTTAGTTAATATCTAGTAACACAGAttaatcttgcactgaacattGTCCCAAGGTTTCGAGCAGTGGCATCGTGGAACCGCATCAAAGGCATTGGCGTCCCCAAATGGACAGCTAttgaaatcattctgatatggaTGCTGTCCATAATACTTGCAGTGCCAGAGGCCATCGCTTTTGATATGATCACAATGGATTACAAAGGAGAGCTGCTTAGGATTTGCTTGCTCCACCCTATGCAGAAAAACAACTTCATGCAGGTCAGTTTGCATATGTACTTTAAAGAGGCCCCATGttgttgtgtttgtgtctgtcaTGCAATAGTTGGATCAATGGTACATAATAATTGGACAAACCTGAATACTGATAAAAATCATTTGTTAATGGTAATTTGGTATCTTTGTTAAATTCCAGTTTTATAAGTCAGCCAAAGATTGGTGGCTTTTCAGTTTCTACTTCTGCATGCCGCTGACGTGTACTGCCATCTTCTATACTCTTATGACCTGTGAAATGCTTCGAAAGAAGAATGGAGTCCAAATTGCACTTAATGATCACTTAAAACAGGTCAGAGCACTCTGTTGTCTATGACTTGCACTGTATATTCttttgagagagaaaatatatataaaatataacataaagCCAACATTTTATACTGCCTATAGGACGTAAAAAGCTTATTCACTTTAATAACTTAATATTAAGTCCCAAAGTTTAATAAGACTCTGGGGATTGTTTACTTGTCATTATGTGTTAATGCATTATGATtgtcactaaataaaaataaataggcaAAAGACATGATTGTGCCCTACAGAGGCGTGAGGTGGCTAAAACCGTGTTCTGTCTGGTGCTAGTCTTTGCACTGTGCTGGCTTCCACTGCACCTCAGCCGTATTCTTAAGCTTACCATTTATGATGAAAGAGACCCTAACCGCTGTGAGCTTTTGAGGTAAGATCACATCAACTATCTTCAAAGGCTTCTCTTGTTAAAACACTGCAATGTTTTTCTAAACAGTTAAATTTGGCTTTTGGAGGACAGCAGTTCTGGCATGTAATCTAGAAACAAATAATTTCTTTCTCTTTGGTAAATTATAgtcttaataattttataataaagtttgtttgtgtgtttgtttacctGTAGTTTCTTCCTGGTTCTTGATTATATCGGGATCAACATGGCATCAGTGAACTCATGCATAAACCCAATCGCTTTGTACATGGTTAGCAAACGGTTCAAGAGCTGCTTCAGAGTAAGAACAGACTGACAGATAATGATATACTGCtattatgtaaaaatatttaaaataaatatagtaaaaactaGGGGTGTAATGATGCACCGCAAGTTGGTTGAAAAACTATGAAAATATGTTACGATTCAAGTCGGTTGAGATGTTAAACAAATCACCATACAAATTTCAAGCAGCAAAGGCTCTGTTTTTCATGGCAAAAGTTGCAGCATTTGTTaacagttaatgcactgtgaactaacatgaacatataattaacatttgtattatcattaacattaacatattaacatttttattatctaAGATTAagcaaagataaataaatactgcAGCAAATGTAtagctcattgttagttcatgttagttaatatatttaactaatgttaacaaacgaCACCTTACTGTAAAATGTCACCTTTTTTTAATACCATGTAGATTATTTTAGCATATTTTTTCTAAATGTGTTCACAAGTAATTCTTGAAAGTGTAAAGATACAAATTATAGCAAATATTAAAATCTTGTCTTTATAACTATGTGAAACCTCTGTCACTGTTTTAATTAGATTTTACTTCTTATATCTGCAGTGTCTTGATCAGACAGACATTGCAAGAGCTGAGCCGAAACAAACCTCCTCCTGAGAAAACAGCATTGGAAGATCTAATTGGAGGGATTTTTTTTTGGGATTAGTTCTAAAAATTCAATTTAGTTTTGTTATTTGACCcaagattttaaaattttacaaagAAATATGCAGCATTTTGttttagaaataataaaaaaacactttcatttatAATTAGTCTTAAATTTCATCTTGTTaataaattgtgagaaaattgagTTGATTGAATCAGTACATCCCTATCATTGCCAAATTTAGGGAAAATAAAAACTCCTATGTCAATGTACTAAATAATGTCTAAATAGATGGCTACCGTTTATATGATGTAGTCagtgaaaacaaaaatatatacatttttgtctTATCACTGAAATGAAAGTCtctgaatataataataataataggataatatttgcatatgataataaaaatgtttaatatgcaGGGCCACTTTCCACAGAACACAATTTTGCATTCCTCTGTatggctttttgtttttttgtataatatgcATTAAATGGGCTTCTTGCTACTTTTCAACATGTCGTTATAAACGTTTAAATtttataaaacatgttttgagattttgcattcattcaattatatttttaaatgcaaggatgttttctgtgtaaatgtttttttacaatattttgtttattcacGTGTATATTTTAAGCAATTATTCAGTTAATCTTAATTTTCTTTCAACTGTGAGCTATGGGCATACAGCATATTTACTTGATTTCTTGTGTCCTGCTGTAGTATGATACATAttccttttctttctctattGCCTTCCAGTCATGTCTATGTTGCTGGTGCCTGCCTCCTGAAATGTTAGTCATGGATGACAAGCAGTCCTGCATGAAGCTGAAGGTGACAGAGCGAGGATCTGAACAAAGCAATAGCCGTGCCTCCAACAAATACACTTCAACTTAGGCACTGATCTGCATACAGGTATAGGTGGCCTACCAATTGCATTTAACATTTAGCTAATACCATGAAACTTAATTCTGAGTCAGCTTGAGGGATACTCATAATAAGTGAATATGATGCTACAGCATGAAAGGTAAATCTAGCTTTGTGCTAGAAAAGGTACAAAGAAAGGTATGTATCTTTAAGGCCCAGTTTTTACATTTAATCCTGACTGGCATTGTTTTACATGTAGTGTTAGGAACTGCTTtaagtttgatttaacattgACATCCTACGGTGACCAAGAGAGCTCAAAGCGCTGCAACTGATGaatacacatgcaaatagaaaaaacaccagcagattaataaaacatcatcagtTTGACGacacgtgctgcaaatactcacaacacaaccgaatacagaaatgtgctgcaaatagcACAGACCacaacagaaatgttttaagGAAACCCCAACAAGTGACAAACCTGGCTGGGACATGCTTATTTTCAATATCTACTCGTCAGTGGTGTTTTTGATGACCTTGGCTGGTTTTCCCGTTAACGTTGTCGCTTAGCACGATGCGAAGACTCTAAAGGTATACCTTAACTGAAGATGTACCGTTTCTAGGCGTGTTCCCCGAACTATACCTTATGAGGTTAGGTATATCTtcttaaaggttctctaaggGATCCTgtgtggagtaacttcctgttgacgttcttagtgttgtcaaacaaaacaaaggctagctagaccctccctccgcCTCCTCCTCccatccgtgcttcctgaaacagtcatatacgcacatttaaaatcattcttgtcggttattggctggagcgtgtttattatgtttcgtggtccaggctgcaccagtttgtttttgttgccgtttttggagcttgtggcgactacagagaccgcgtggacaggcagctagcagaTAGTGAGttgatgtttgctgtatgtgacaaaaaatgttttggcctaaaaacgcgtgacatcgcttagagcaggggttctcaaccttttgcaAGCTGGGCCCACCCAAAGCTGGTTCATTGCATTTGGGGCCCCAGTGCGTGCGAGCATTTCACAAAAACTAAAGGAAAGCTTTAACTGTAGCCTATATTCTGACTagtttatagtttatatatatatatatatacagggtgcgatttggggaaaaaaacagaggggaagatgttttgaaattttttttttttttttttaatttgttaaaaaccacagtgctatatactattttttggcagctgttacagaaacattttttttttttaatcttctgatttaaccttgagatttgaagtattacatatttgaaccactaaaatgacattaataattcttaatttctgatagaaatgcaaaatcaatcggtagttattaatagaataatgagacacaaacctttacattcaatcgcgtttggccccatttatttttgcatacacgtttacctcagattttATTATATAGTATTGAAGCTGGGCCGTACGCAGGGTTTCAGAATTTccgaggtcagaaaatgtagtttgcTAGGGGGGTtacgggggcatgctcccccgagaaaatttagatttccctggtgtacatatgtgcattttaagacgtttcaaggccaacaaattggataacaatagctttaaaaccatgtcaacataTATcgatgcatgcacagttttgaggcagctttaatcgcatgtttggcaATTTCATGACTTCacttacaacagaacaacgaccatcattgctcgtagtttcttctgcgctttatttaagcaataataaagtaattatgcagcgcgcgccggcgcatttgcgcatgcaattcttgagtgcgctCCACGACCACAGTATAATGGCTGATTGGACAGTCGTGTtcatttttctgagttttacaGACATAGCCTAAATAAATCTCATCTAACCAcaattcactgttgttcaactgaagctccctcCCTCGTTTGACTTGAGCCTGGCACTGAGAAAAAGTCGGAATGcccgtctgaaaagtgtccagTTTGTTGTGGtggtaaagagacagttctatataaacgcagcgttttacttggcgatgtttgaaaaaaatatttttatttttggtattttatatgctttgttggtggtttgtgcagtagcattaaaatatttcaccagagggagggatacatagaccaCAAGAGGAGAAATTCCCCCCATCCCCTCCTACAAATCGCACCCTGTGTATATTATACGTAAACCTGCATTTACGTATAAAACGTGAGGTcgtatttagtttatttatatatatatatatatatatatatatatatatatatatatatatatatatataaactaaataCGACCTCACGTTTTATACGTTTGCAGCCTATACGTTTTATACGTTTGGTtcgattttctgcatttttcgcATCCGTAGCAAATATTTTGAGGGTTTTTTGACAATTGATCCACCAAATGACGAATATGGAAAAACGAATACGACAGTTTCGGACTCAGTCAGGGTGCAAGGACCTTAAACTTTTGAGGCTTGCGCAGGAGAAATCAAACAAATGAGCGCCGTTTTCCAAGATCTGGATCTGcagcacacacaaataaactaaACTGACATACTGCAGTTAAATTTCAAAATGtggtgtttttatatttataacatttgaATACAGTTCAGCAACATACATCACACGACCTGACGATCAAGAGAGCTGACAAATGACCATCACTTAATTGACCATCACCTCACGAttgaaaatgtgacactgatatgacagttcaacaaacaagttaatatattaagtcacttacattttagacgaAATAATGACTGTTTTGGTCTATTTTAGCAGCGAAAATCGATCCGATGAATCCAAACAAACATAGCGCATTTCACAGCAACACTCAATCGTgttttgaatgattcagtgttttgaacaaatcgtttgagtcaaagattcaatgacccattcacAAACATCTGTCTCATTCTTGATGAATCGGCcgtttgaacgaatcgtgatTGACCGACTCAATGACTCGCTTAATAAAACCGCTTATCACCTGCATTTGCGCTCACTATCGACAAACCAATCAAATttgttcaaattttttttttttttaatcagtccaaacacattttaagttttattcAGGAGTTATGTATATACAAAACTATAACTTTTTATGACAGTAGTttagtgataaaaaaaaaaaacaattctgttttttttccctcccatCCAGTAGCCACTCCCATCTCACCCATCTGAGAACCACTGGCTTAGAGGACCTTTAAGTGCGATGTTaccaggtgctgtccatggCTTTGGTGCTGAATTGGTAGATATCGATGGCTCGAGAATCGATAATTCACTCTATACAGGGGCTGCTTCACTGCATTATAAAAAGAAGCACTTCAGAAGTAGAAATTACATTTATCAGGACTCATGGGAtgttataaaagtaatccaaattgcaaactaaatttatattgtaatttatctatattctgGGGGCGCAGAGCCCCCATCAGCGTGAATTTAAGGCGATCGTTATTTAGAACAAAGTTTTAATTCCTTGGAGACGCGTCATGCAGCTGACAGACATGTGGTATCGCATTTATAtcgtgtttatttatttatttattataattattatttttttttttttaaatattcacaaacttgttaactataTCATGAATTTGATATGATATATTCCGATTGTAAAATAtgtgtgttacaacagagacaccggaagcagagataaaagcagttgggCAGTTTATTGtgacaatcagcagagcaaacaggtaagGGAATATAGATATGGAAGGTCTTGGAGATGAATaagaggtaatactgtccttttctttgtaatgcaggtgatggtggaaggagacgctggagatggcagacaggaacacacacacacaggcaggtaggaacacgaggagtactggagacaatggagacgaaggagatgatgtagacaggtaagtatcgttttgagagtccttgaggtaagtgaacaacggggtgtatcacgaacgagaccggacaaagtgtgtgtgtgagtgtggggttcatatagtgtgactgatgactgtggtgatgagcttcaggtggcggtgattagaattccggtgattgagtgcgtgggtaagggagtgaggtggaacctgacgtgtctgtgacagtaccccccctcccacggcccgctcctgagggccgaggaccccgacgtcgtggtggtcgtcctcgaggtcgtggggcaggtctgtccgggtggttggtgtggaaagtctgtaacagagtaggatcaaggatatcattcttagggacccatgagcgttcttcgggaccgtagccttcccaatccaccagatattctaagagaccaccacggcgccgggagtccaggatctctcgaacctcgtaggcagtcccatcgtccaggatgagtggaagggggggctcgacggctgccacgtcaggttctgtggaaggaagaacagaagggtggtgaggttttaggagtgacacatggaaggttggatgaattcttttatattgtgcaggaagttgtaaccggtaggtgacggggttgatctgtcggaggatggtgaatgggccaatgaagcggggactcagcttcttgcagggcaggcgcatcctgatgtctctggtggacagccagaccttctgccccggttggtaggtaggagcgtgggagcgctgaaggtcggctgtcatcttgcgcctgcgcagggctctctgcagctggtgatgagctgagtcccataccctctcgctctcccggaaccagtagtcgaccgctggcacgttggagggttccccgtcccaggggaacagtgggggctgGAAGCCGAGCACGCATTGGAAAGGTGTTAAACCTGTTGtagcttgacggagggagttctgggcgtactcggcccagcccaggtactggttccaggagtcctggtggccatgacagaaggtacgcaggaagcggccaatctcctggatcttccgttccgtctgcccgttcgactgaggatggtatccagacgataggctgacggtcacacccaggagggagaagaacgccttccagactcgagagataaattgaggtcctctatcagagactatgtcttcggggattccataatgacggaagacatggttgaacattaattccgctgtggccatggcagtgggtagaccttccagggggatcagacggcaggctttggagaaacGGTCTACGACTACCAGAATACAGGTGTGACCATCAGATTCAGGgaggtcggtgacgaagtctactcccaggtgtgaccagggtctctcaggaacgggcagaggattgagcttgccggttggaagatggcgtgggctcttggagatggcgcactccctgcagccctgcacgtaccttctgacgtcgctggccatgtttggccaccagaagcgctgtttgagcagcgagagggtctcattgacccccgggtgaccagtgccaagtgatgaatgaacggagtgcaggagtggagtgcgtcgtgtcctggtgatgtaacgcaagccttggggacaacccggcggagtgcgtgaggaggcattggaggagggtaaaGTCTCTTCCGACCATTCGATGGGGCTCATGAAGAGAGACTCGGGCAGGATAGTCTCAGGGTCATCATTCTTCTCCTCGGGAGCGTGGAGACGTGAGAGAGCATCGGCCTTGAGGTTCTTCGACCCAGGGCGGTATGAGATGGCGAAGTTAAATCTTGAGAAGAACATTGCCCATCTGGCTTGACGTgggttgagtcgtttggcaGCTTTCAGATACTCAAGGTTTTTATGGTCAGTAAGAACTTGGAAAGGGTggtt
This genomic interval carries:
- the ednrba gene encoding endothelin receptor Ba; this encodes MMNTRCIVCLLILLSGNLVLISAQGKNFSQRQFSTGPVSPTLKSALGKGSVVNDSMPRRPRVLPPMCTGPTEIRDTFKYINTVVSCLVFVVGIIGNFTLLRIIYKNKCMRNGPNILIASLALGDLLHIIIDIPINVYKLLAEDWPFGVGLCKLVPFIQKASVGITVLSLCALSIDRFRAVASWNRIKGIGVPKWTAIEIILIWMLSIILAVPEAIAFDMITMDYKGELLRICLLHPMQKNNFMQFYKSAKDWWLFSFYFCMPLTCTAIFYTLMTCEMLRKKNGVQIALNDHLKQRREVAKTVFCLVLVFALCWLPLHLSRILKLTIYDERDPNRCELLSFFLVLDYIGINMASVNSCINPIALYMVSKRFKSCFRSCLCCWCLPPEMLVMDDKQSCMKLKVTERGSEQSNSRASNKYTST